A part of Terriglobus roseus genomic DNA contains:
- a CDS encoding ligand-binding sensor domain-containing protein yields the protein MNMVQDDAGFMWFGTLYGLNRFDGYTFKVFLHERGNPNSLSGVDVESLFKDRDGVLWIGCEQAVDRFDPKTENFTHFPVPKVKQISQDRDGFLWFSTDRGLYQLDQKTGRLRLYAHDPNDPDSLPDNHVVSAAEDKAGRFWVGEPYGMYELDRKNGHVKLSIPLHTASRDLSFYEDRLGEFWILYGTGNGLAKFDREKNILTYYSFHGGDISSTGYSGVASMLEDRHGTLWLAKQESGLMRFDRDHNRFVNYTHTPGNAYGLAQDSVTALLEDRDGSIWVSLPGNGLQRFSPVPLPFQALSSKEGEHGAGCFYEDSHGNLWIGTSVALYRIDPSGNRTEFAGVNVGTPLDVLSIVEDHTGFIWAGTSNNGLFRLDPKNGKWTRYQHKENDPSSLSNNVVYRLLVDHDGTLWAATWDGLDRFDAQADRFTTFKADSHSREQICRRGFRRGRSTSAEIGGPASV from the coding sequence ATGAACATGGTGCAGGATGATGCAGGGTTCATGTGGTTCGGAACTCTTTATGGATTGAACCGGTTCGACGGTTACACATTCAAGGTCTTTCTTCACGAAAGGGGAAACCCTAATAGTCTCAGCGGCGTGGATGTAGAGTCGTTGTTCAAGGATCGCGACGGTGTCTTGTGGATCGGTTGCGAGCAAGCCGTGGATCGCTTTGATCCGAAGACCGAAAACTTCACTCACTTTCCTGTACCGAAGGTCAAACAGATAAGCCAGGATCGCGACGGCTTTTTGTGGTTCTCAACGGACCGTGGGCTTTATCAACTTGATCAGAAGACTGGAAGGCTTCGTCTCTATGCGCATGATCCGAACGATCCCGACAGCCTTCCAGACAATCATGTCGTTTCTGCCGCCGAAGATAAGGCAGGGCGGTTCTGGGTCGGAGAGCCTTATGGAATGTATGAGCTTGATCGCAAGAACGGCCATGTTAAGTTGTCCATCCCGCTCCACACGGCGTCGCGCGACCTGTCGTTTTACGAGGATCGGCTAGGCGAATTTTGGATCCTTTACGGTACAGGAAACGGGCTGGCGAAATTCGATCGCGAGAAAAATATCCTCACCTACTACTCGTTTCACGGTGGCGATATATCCAGTACGGGTTATAGCGGAGTGGCTTCAATGCTGGAAGATCGGCATGGAACTCTTTGGCTTGCGAAGCAAGAATCTGGTTTGATGCGGTTTGATCGCGACCACAATCGATTCGTTAATTACACCCATACTCCCGGCAATGCTTACGGCCTCGCACAAGATAGCGTTACGGCTCTCTTGGAAGATCGGGACGGAAGCATATGGGTATCACTCCCTGGAAATGGTTTGCAACGTTTCTCGCCTGTCCCACTGCCATTTCAGGCTTTGAGCTCGAAGGAAGGAGAGCATGGGGCTGGATGTTTTTACGAAGACAGCCACGGAAATTTATGGATTGGAACAAGCGTCGCTTTGTATCGCATTGATCCTTCGGGAAATAGGACAGAATTTGCGGGCGTAAACGTTGGTACCCCTTTGGATGTACTCAGCATCGTTGAAGATCATACTGGATTCATCTGGGCCGGGACGTCGAACAACGGGCTCTTTCGACTCGACCCCAAGAATGGCAAGTGGACGAGATATCAACACAAGGAAAATGATCCCTCGTCATTGAGTAACAACGTTGTCTATCGGCTGCTGGTGGATCACGATGGGACGCTTTGGGCTGCAACGTGGGACGGACTTGATCGCTTCGATGCTCAGGCAGATCGATTCACAACGTTCAAAGCAGATTCACATTCGCGCGAGCAGATTTGCCGGAGAGGCTTCCGTAGGGGACGATCCACCTCAGCGGAGATTGGCGGTCCAGCCTCTGTCTAA